A genomic window from Streptococcus sanguinis includes:
- the aspS gene encoding aspartate--tRNA ligase, which translates to MKRSMYAGRVRKEHVGQEVTLKGWVARRRDLGGLIFIDLRDREGIMQLVINPETVSAEVMATAESLRSEFVLEVTGKVAEREQANDKLATGSVELHVESLTVLNTAKTTPFEIKDGIEVNDDTRLRYRYLDLRRPEMLENFKLRAKVTHSIRNYLDELEFLDVETPFLSKSTPEGARDYLVPSRVHQGHFYALPQSPQITKQLLMNAGFDRYYQIVKCFRDEDLRGDRQPEFTQVDLETSFLSDQEIQDITEGLIARVMKETKGIEVSLPFPRMKYDDAMALYGVDKPDTRFEMLLQDLTELVKGVDFKVFSEAPAVKAIVVKNAADKYSRKDIDKLTEQAKQHGAKGLAWVKVADGELTGPVAKFLTDLTSQLTEALQLENNDLVLFVADILEVANAALGALRVRLAKELDLIDPDTFNYLWVVDWPMFEWSEEEGRYMSAHHPFTLPQKDSEQELEGDLSKVRAVAYDIVLNGYELGGGSLRINQKALQERMFKALGFSAQEAAEQFGFLLEAMDYGFPPHGGLALGLDRFVMLLAGEENIREVIAFPKNNKASDPMTQAPSPVSASQLEELSLQVEAHEED; encoded by the coding sequence ATGAAACGTTCTATGTATGCTGGGCGTGTTCGCAAGGAGCATGTTGGTCAGGAAGTCACTTTGAAGGGCTGGGTTGCCCGCCGTCGGGATTTGGGCGGTCTGATTTTCATTGATTTGCGCGACCGCGAGGGCATTATGCAGCTGGTCATCAATCCTGAGACAGTGTCTGCAGAGGTCATGGCGACGGCAGAAAGTCTGCGCAGTGAGTTTGTGCTGGAGGTGACAGGTAAGGTGGCTGAGCGTGAGCAGGCCAATGACAAGCTGGCGACAGGAAGCGTGGAGCTGCATGTGGAAAGCCTGACTGTCTTAAATACAGCCAAGACGACTCCTTTTGAAATCAAAGACGGGATCGAGGTGAATGATGACACGCGCTTGCGCTACCGTTATCTGGACTTGCGCCGGCCAGAGATGCTGGAAAACTTTAAGCTCCGTGCCAAGGTGACCCACTCTATCCGCAACTATCTAGATGAGCTGGAGTTCCTTGATGTGGAAACGCCTTTCCTATCTAAGTCAACGCCAGAAGGGGCGCGTGATTACTTGGTGCCTAGTCGGGTTCATCAGGGGCACTTTTACGCTCTGCCACAGAGTCCGCAGATTACCAAGCAGCTCTTGATGAATGCTGGTTTTGATCGTTATTATCAGATTGTTAAGTGCTTCCGAGACGAGGACTTGCGTGGTGACCGTCAGCCAGAGTTTACTCAGGTAGACTTGGAGACTTCTTTCTTATCTGATCAAGAGATTCAGGACATTACAGAAGGCTTGATTGCTCGTGTTATGAAAGAGACCAAGGGTATTGAGGTGTCTCTACCTTTCCCACGTATGAAGTATGATGATGCCATGGCTCTTTATGGGGTTGACAAGCCTGATACCCGTTTTGAGATGTTGTTGCAAGACTTGACAGAGCTTGTCAAGGGAGTTGACTTCAAGGTCTTTTCAGAAGCTCCAGCTGTCAAGGCCATCGTCGTGAAAAATGCTGCAGATAAATACTCTCGTAAGGATATTGATAAGCTGACAGAGCAAGCGAAACAGCATGGTGCTAAAGGTCTTGCTTGGGTGAAAGTGGCTGATGGTGAGTTGACTGGTCCAGTTGCTAAGTTCTTGACAGACTTGACAAGTCAGTTGACAGAAGCTTTACAGCTTGAAAATAATGATTTAGTTCTCTTTGTAGCTGATATTTTAGAAGTGGCAAACGCTGCTTTGGGAGCTCTTCGTGTTCGTTTGGCTAAAGAGCTAGACTTGATTGACCCAGATACCTTTAACTACCTTTGGGTAGTGGATTGGCCCATGTTTGAATGGTCAGAAGAAGAGGGCCGCTACATGAGCGCCCACCATCCTTTTACCCTGCCTCAGAAAGATTCTGAGCAAGAGCTGGAAGGCGACCTGAGCAAGGTACGGGCTGTGGCTTATGATATCGTCCTCAATGGTTATGAGCTAGGTGGCGGCAGTCTTCGGATCAACCAGAAAGCCTTGCAGGAGCGGATGTTCAAGGCGCTTGGTTTCTCAGCTCAAGAAGCTGCCGAGCAGTTTGGCTTCCTTTTGGAAGCTATGGACTATGGCTTTCCACCGCATGGCGGATTAGCTCTGGGCTTGGACCGTTTTGTGATGCTCTTGGCTGGTGAAGAAAACATCCGCGAAGTCATTGCCTTTCCAAAGAACAACAAGGCCTCTGATCCAATGACGCAGGCACCTAGTCCAGTGTCGGCATCTCAACTAGAGGAATTAAGTTTACAAGTGGAAGCACATGAAGAAGACTAA